Proteins from a single region of Mytilus trossulus isolate FHL-02 chromosome 2, PNRI_Mtr1.1.1.hap1, whole genome shotgun sequence:
- the LOC134705616 gene encoding uncharacterized protein LOC134705616, translated as MCGKQYILLVLVMSAALSESKRPNCRRMGGNCMKSCTGNNILLPGGTCCGKKVCCTETCSNVGTGCEQPMTERQCASRAEDCPATFSASDATSGQFTCCSSTLFPYCCSPNFK; from the exons ATGTGTGGTAAACAGTATATTTTGCTGGTCCTTGTAATGTCTGCAGCTCTTTCAG AATCAAAGCGTCCTAATTGTCGAAGAATGGGAGGAAACTGTATGAAATCTTGCACTGGTAATAATATACTACTACCGGGCGGAACATGCTGTGGTAAAAAAGTATGTTGCACCGAAACATGCTCTA ATGTAGGCACCGGCTGCGAGCAGCCTATGACAGAAAGACAATGTGCCAGTAGGGCGGAAGACTGTCCTGCTACTTTTTCTGCATCAGATGCAACCAGCGGTCAATTCACATGCTGCTCAAGTACATTATTCCCGTACTGTTGTTCCCCAAATTTTAAATGA